In a single window of the Porites lutea chromosome 14, jaPorLute2.1, whole genome shotgun sequence genome:
- the LOC140923946 gene encoding uncharacterized protein yields MEQKTLLQFSLLKMVRKQKSFNVPSKPPSSINAKGHVSLTTIPVSWQPIDPQHINGVLLGYKIRYQAVAFGQEPAEDQPVLEKNVGTSALTAILENLDIFTLYRVDVLGYTVIGEGPAATDYAETCRCYKRLTTSWYEFPPYVQVQDDNIPSGLIPPILSKLAVTCCQTCQSHGKSYVDFNSNGLNTSARLRDLRTFKSSIGNPTDFFFPVYGFKYQTHFAKEFGYHGLVESPGMAYIINTNTQDDVPNAVLNNIISCWPAVTLFIVITYLSGLLVWAVESPCNPQDFPSSFTKGVPEGFYWAFVSTTTVGYGDRAPISFMGRILAIVVILTGLVLFSLVNGILATSITSIALETDHKIYGAKVAAIAETPEYRMGVRKNARMDGEYSTFEDIFTALHERKVTGALIDTYSAGSSKDIFAKHHFRVYKVLDYSSTYGVVMGKGARKLRKCFNDLTQHVYASEISKHIQMNTEQLKEPGDSLPVERSTGLFDSDSVVFQNTLILTSSLLISCLLLGIMYEIIRYTRSRAKIKPHESWHTSLNEMKGVVENFHQNMVLVKKIISSRHKKERKALLLFYQTEPKRKYESMAIITEDLFTNSLSEEDEAHC; encoded by the exons ATGGAGCAGAAAACATTATTACAGTTCTCACTTCTCAAGAtggtaagaaaacaaaaaagttttaatg TTCCCAGCAAACCCCCAAGTAGCATAAATGCCAAAGGTCATGTATCCTTAACAACCATTCCCGTCAGTTGGCAACCAATCGATCCTCAGCACATCAATGGAGTTTTGCTTGGTTACAAAATCAGGTACCAGGCCGTCGCATTTGGCCAGGAACCAGCTGAAGACCAGCCGGTCCTCGAAAAGAATGTTGGCACATCTGCTTTGACTGCTATTTTAGAAAACCTTGACATATTTACTTTATATCGTGTGGATGTGCTGGGATACACAGTTATAGGAGAGGGACCAGCAGCTACGGATTATGCAG AGACCTGCCGTTGTTATAAGCGCCTCACTACGAGCTGGTATGAATTTCCACCTTATGTCCAAGTACAAGATGACAACATTCCAAGCGGGCTTATTCCACCAATCTTGAGCAAGCTAGCAGTCACGTGTTGTCAAACCTGTCAATCTCATGGAAAGTCTTACGTGGATTTCAATTCCAATGGCCTGAATACGTCTGCACGACTTCGTGATTTGCGCACGTTCAAGTCTAGTATTGGTAACCCCACAGATTTTTTCTTTCCGGTGTACGGATTTAAATATCAGACTCACTTTGCTAAAGAATTTGGTTACCATGGTCTGGTTGAATCACCTGGAATGGCGTACATTATCAATACAAACACCCAGGATGACGTACCCAATGCAGTGTTGAATAATATCATTTCCTGTTGGCCAGCCGTGACACTGTTTATAGTTATTACCTATTTATCAGGACTTCTTGTATGGGCAGTG GAGTCTCCGTGCAACCCACAAGACTTCCCTTCGTCATTTACTAAAGGAGTACCTGAAGGATTTTATTGGGCTTTTGTCTCCACGACAACCGTTGG GTATGGTGACCGCGCACCCATCTCTTTTATGGGAAGAATTCTCGCAATAGTTGTGATTCTGACTGGGTTGGTTCTCTTTAGTCTGGTGAATGGAATCTTAGCCACATCTATAACAAGTATCGCTTTGGAAACAGACCACAAAATTTACGGTGCAAAG GTCGCAGCCATCGCGGAAACACCTGAATACAGAATGGGGGTTAGGAAAAATGCCAGAATGGACGGAG AGTACAGCACTTTTGAGGATATCTTCACAGCTTTGCATGAAAGAAAAGTTACTGGTGCTTTGATAGATACATACAGCGCCGGAAGTAGCAAGGAtatatttgctaaacaccattTTAGAGTATATAAGGTTCTAGATTACTCTTCTACCTATGGAGTTGTCATGGGCAAAGGAGCCAGAAAACTTAGAAAGTGTTTCAATGATTTAACTCAACATGTCTATGCTAGCGAGATTTCAAAGCACATTCAGATGAACACGGAGCAGTTAAAG GAACCTGGCGATTCGCTACCAGTAGAGAGATCCACAGGCCTCTTCGACAGTGACAGCGTTGTGTTTCAAAACACCCTGATCTTAACAAGTTCTCTATTAATATCGTGTCTGCTGCTAGGAATTATGTATGAAATAATACGATACACTAGATCAAGGGCAAAGATTAAGCCACATG AATCATGGCACACCTCTCTGAACGAGATGAAAGGAGTGGTTGAGAATTTTCATCAAAATATGGTCCTAGTCAAGAAAATTATCTCTTCAAGACATAAAAAGGAGAGGAAAGCGTTACTTTTGTTCTACCAAACGGAACCAAAAAGAAAATATGAATCGATGGCGATAATTACAGAGGACCTTTTCACTAATTCACTTTCTGAAGAAGACGAGGCGCATTGCTAA